Proteins encoded in a region of the Stieleria neptunia genome:
- a CDS encoding SMC-Scp complex subunit ScpB: protein MNDDEYPSAESGSPDEPDADSFLEDDAEFGEMSLDDIGAAYARAAAAHDPETFALPDSPSSSETAEEPASDASTENAADGDDDETVHPEGIIEAALFVGHPDNQSFTAARLASLMRGVTEEEVVEMIETLNQSYKSAEQALRIAEDEGGGYRMTIAPAVEKVRHSFLGKVREARLSQAAVEVLSLVAYQPGVTAQTVQDQRGKESGPLLNQLVRRRLLEMKRQQPADGGRKVPHYYPTERFLTLFGLDSLDDLPLVDESFLGH from the coding sequence ATGAACGACGACGAATACCCCTCGGCTGAATCAGGTTCCCCCGATGAGCCGGATGCCGATTCGTTCTTGGAGGACGATGCCGAATTTGGCGAAATGTCGCTCGATGATATCGGAGCGGCCTATGCGCGAGCCGCTGCGGCGCATGATCCGGAAACGTTTGCCCTGCCGGATTCACCGTCGAGCAGCGAAACCGCTGAGGAACCGGCGTCAGATGCGTCAACGGAGAACGCGGCTGACGGCGACGACGACGAAACCGTCCATCCCGAAGGCATCATCGAAGCCGCCCTGTTCGTCGGGCATCCCGACAATCAATCCTTCACCGCCGCCCGGTTGGCGTCACTGATGCGTGGCGTCACCGAAGAGGAGGTTGTGGAGATGATCGAAACGCTCAACCAATCCTACAAGTCGGCCGAACAGGCGTTACGGATCGCTGAAGATGAAGGCGGTGGATACAGGATGACGATTGCCCCCGCGGTCGAAAAAGTCCGCCATTCGTTCCTCGGCAAAGTCCGCGAAGCTCGTCTCAGCCAAGCCGCCGTCGAAGTGTTGTCGTTGGTCGCCTATCAGCCGGGGGTGACCGCCCAGACCGTCCAAGATCAGCGTGGGAAAGAGAGCGGTCCGCTGCTCAACCAGCTCGTCCGCCGCCGACTGTTGGAAATGAAACGGCAACAACCTGCCGATGGCGGGCGCAAAGTGCCACACTACTACCCCACCGAACGTTTTCTCACCCTGTTCGGCCTCGACTCCCTGGATGACCTGCCGTTGGTCGACGAGAGCTTTCTGGGCCACTAG